In Thalassococcus sp. S3, the sequence GACGCGCTGCTTTTGTCCGCCCGATAGCTGTCGTGGCATACGCTCTGCGAAAGCACGTGGCAGCTTGACCAGATCCAGCAGCTCCAGCATGCGTTCGCGCCGTTCCGCATCGTTCTTGCCGATCTTGAAGATCTCAAGCGCCCGCATGATCTGACGCCCGACGCTCATCGAGGGGTTCAGCGTATCGAACGGGTTCTGAAAGACCATCTGCACATCCGAGACCGTTTTCGTATCCCGTGCCTCGATCGGCGTGGCCTCGATGTTGCGATTATCGAGCAGAATTTGACCGTCCGTCGCTGTTTCCAGCCCCATGAGGACCTTGGCGAAGGTGGATTTGCCACAGCCGGATTCACCCACGATCGCCAGTGTCTCGCTTTCGCGGGCTTCGAAGCTTAGCGTTTCGTTGGCCTTGACGACCTTCTTGTCGCCTCCGCCAAAGAGCGCGTTGGCGGCCACCTCATAGTATTTCTTGAGGTTGTCCATCTTTAGGACCACATCGCCGACCTCGGCCTTCTTCTTTTGTTCGCCGACCGTGATGGGCGCGCCCCAGTCGATCTCCTTGAATTTCAGGCAACGGGTCGAATGCCTGTCATCTCCTTCGACCTCATGCATTGGGATGTCGCCGGCGTTGCAGCGATCCTCTTCGAAATAATCGCATCGTGGGCCGAAATTGCAGCCCGGTGGCCGTTCATGGGGTAGGGGGAAGTTTCCGGGGATCGCCACCAGCGGGCGTGATGTCTTGTCCGCTCCGGGCAGCGGGATTGAACGGAAGAGGGCCTGTGTATAGGGGTGCTGCATCTTGTCGAAGACATCAGCGATGGAACCCGTCTCAACCGCTTCGCCGGAATACATCACGCAAAGCCGGTCGCATGTTTCCAGCACCAGCCCAAGATTGTGAGAGATAAAGAGCATGGATGTGCCGTATTTCTGACCAAGCTCTTTCACCAACTCGACCACGGCGGCCTCGACCGTCACGTCAAGCGCCGTTGTGGGTTCGTCGAGGATCAGCAGAGCCGGTTCCGACATCAGCGCCATGGCGATCACGATCCGTTGCTGCTGACCACCGGACAACTGGTGGGGATAGGAATTGAGGATACGCTTGGGATCCGGCAGCTTCACATCCGTGACCACCTGAAGGGCTCGGTCGTAAGCCTCTTTCTCGTTCATGCCCTGATGGATCATCGGCACTTCCATCAGCTGCTTGCCGATTTTCATCGCCGGGTTCAGGCTCGCCATCGGTTCCTGATAGATCATCGCGATTTCGCTGCCGCGAATGGCGCGCAGCTCGTCATCGCTCATCTCACTCAGATCACGCCCCTTGAACTTGATCGACCCGCCGACGATGCGCCCGTTCTTGCCCAGATCCTGCATCACGCCCAGGGCCACGGTCGATTTCCCGCAGCCCGACTCGCCCACAAGACCAACCGCTTCACCCGGTTGCACCGTCACCGAAAAGTCCATCACCGCGGGGATCTCTCTCAGCCGCGTAAAGAAGGAAATCGACAATTTGTCGATCTCCAAGATCGGGCCGTCATAATCCTGTTTCGCCATTTTTATCTCCCTTTTGGCCGGAAGGACTGCGATGGTCCTTCATCTTGCCAAGTAAACTCCGGGGGTCCGGGGGCTGGCCCCCGGTCCTGTCAGCTATGTCACACGCCTCGGTTCGCTACCCTGGCGCCCAGCTTGCAGAGGGCGTGGGGCCCGCGAAAATCCTTGATTTTCGCTCCACCCCACTCTGCGCGAAGAAAGCCTCAATCCTTGAGGCTTTCTTCGCGCAAGCCATCCGCCAGCAGGTTCAGACCCAGCACCAGCGTCAGCAGCGCAAAGGCCGGCGGCAGGGCAGGGTGCAGATAAATCGACAGAAGCTTGCGCCCCTCGTTGATCGTGCTGCCCCAATCGGGGCTTTCCGGCGGCAGACCCAGCCCGAAAAAGCCGAGCGTTCCCAAAAGGATCGTCGTATAGCCGATCCGCAGGCAGAAATCGACGATCAGCGGCCCGCGTGCATTGGGCAGGATCTCCCAGAGCATGATATACCATGGACCCTCCCCGCGGGTTTGCGCAGCAGCCACGTAGTCGCGCGTTTTGATGTCCATCGCCAGGCCACGCACGATCCGGAAGACCGTGGGCGAATTCACGAAGACCACCGAAACAAAGACCACCAGGATCCCGCCCGGCACATCGAAGAGATCGAGGAAGCCCGGAAGCACCGTGACTTTCGATCCGACCTCGCTGACCAGGGACAGATAGAGCCAGAGCGCCACACCCAGAACCACGATCAGCAGCGGCGTGCGGAAGGTCGGCTGGGTATAATAGCGTGAATTCAACAGCACCCCGATAAAGATGATCGGGAAGATGAAGAGAACGATCGCCATGTAGTTCGGCACACCCGTCGCCACGATTTCCGGCGTCACCAGCAGGTAGAAGAGCAGGATCACCGGGAAGGCGAGGATCAGGTTGGCCAGGAAGGACAGGAACGTGTCCAGCTTGCCGCCGTAATAGCCTGCTGGCAGCCCCAGCGTAATGCCCACCATGAAGGCAAAGAGCGTGGCCAGCGGTGCGATCTGCACCACGACCCACGCCCCCTTGATCATCCGGCTGAAGACATCGCGCGCGAGGTTGTCCCCGCCCAGCAGATACCAGGCATATTCGCCATCCTCCGCCCCGCGCATCGGCGTGCCGGGCACTTTGTTCTTCATGCCCGAGACCTGCGCCAGAGGATCGTGGGTGATGATCATGTCCATCGCGCCGAAGAGGCCCGTGAACACCCAGAACATCACCAGCGCGAAACCGATCATGCCGATGAGGCTGTCAAAGAGCTTTCCGTAAAGCCCCAGCTTGCGTTTGAAGGTGATCGACACTGCAAAAAGGACGATCAGCGCGATCCAGACCGGTGTGAACTGGATGAAGATACGGGTGATGATCTCACCCCATGTCAAAGGATCCATGTCTCGGCCCCCTTAAGAAATGCGGATGCGCGGGTTGAGGAAGACATAGCCGATATCCGATATCAGCTGCGTCACCAGAACCACCACGACCGAGACCACCGAGACCGCCAGAAGCAGCTCGATATCGTTATTGCCGGCCGCCTGCACCAGTAGCCAGCCGAACCCCTTGTAGTTGAAGAGCGTCTCGACGATCACGACGCCGTTCAGAAGCCAGGGGAATTGCAGCATGATCACCGTGAAGGGCGCGATCAGCGCGTTTCTCAGCGCGTGTTTCAGCACGATATTGGGGAAAGAGACGCCCTTCAGCCGCGCGGTACGGATATATTGCGCCGTCATCACCTCGGTCATCGAGGCGCGGGTCATCCGGGCGATATAGCCCATCCCGTAAAGCGCGATCGTAAGCACCGGCAGGAAGAAATTTTCAAATGTCGCATTCTCCATCGCCGCGGTCGCCGTGCCTTTGAACCATTTCAGACCCACAGCGGAGGAGGCGAAGACCGCGATAAAGATCACGCCCGAGACATATTCGGGCGTCGCCGTCGTCGCGATAGAGAAGGTCGAGAGCGTTCTGTCGGTGGCCGATCCCTCGCGCATGCCCGCAAGCACGCCGACGATCAGCGCCATCGGGACCATCAGGATCAGAACCCACATCATCAGGAACCCGGTATTGCCCAGACGCTCGGCGACCAATCCGCCAACCTCGTCCTTGAAGACCGTCGAATATCCCCAATCGCCCTGCAACACGCCACAATAGCGGGGCGCTTCTGCCGCCTGTTCTGCGCTCACCGTTCCGGCGATGCAGCGCCCGGTGATGCCGGCTTCGGTCTCATGCGTCCATCCGGGCACGATGCCCAGCCACTGCCCGTACTTCACCGGCATCGGCTGCAGATACCCGCGCGCCTCAAGCCAGCTCAGCACGGCCTCGTCCGACATGCGGAAATTGCCTTGGGTCTTGGCCAGCTTTTCGAGGTTCGGAAAGAGGTTCGTCATGAAGAACACGATGAACGTGAGGCATAACGCCGTCAGGATCATCACGCCCGTCCTGCGTAAGATAAACAGTCCCATTGGGTCCCCTGTTGGTCAGTTCGGTGCCGGTTTGGTGCCGGACCCTTTTGTGTGCGCCGGCTTGTTTGTGCCGGTCGTCAAAGGCGAAAGGCCGCGCTCTTTACGAACGCGGCCTCCTGCAGGTTCAAGTCAGGCCGCGAGGCCCCATTTGTAATGATGGTGTTCAAACGCGATATGCATGTCAGTGTTCACCAGACCCGGGCGCATATGACGGTAGAGCGACCGCCAGTAGGGCTGGATCGTGACGCCTTCCTCCTGAATCAGCGCCTGCATCTTGGCCATGGTGTCACGCCGTGCCTCCGCATCAGCAATCGACAGCGCCTCGTCCAAAAGCGCGTCGAACTCCGCATTCTCCCATCCGAACTCGTTCCAGGCCTCGCCCGAGCGATAGGCCAGCGCGTGGATCTGAACGCCCAAGGGGCGGTGGTTCCAGTTTGTCGAGCTGAACGGGTACTTGGTCCAGTCGTTCCAGAACGTGGAGCCCGGCAGAACGGTACGGCGCACGTTGAAGCCTGCATCGCGCAACTGGGCGGCCACGGCATCGGTGGTGTTCTTGCGCCAGTCATCGTCGATCGACATCAACTCGTGTTCGAAATCCATCATGCCGGCCTCTTCCATCAGCGCGCGTGCCGCTTCGGGATCCACCTTTGGCGCCGGCAATTCAGCATATTCGGGGTGTACCGGTGCCACATGGTGGTTTTCGGCCACTTCGCCGAGGTCCGAATAGCCAAGCTCAAGGCAAATGGCGTTGTCCACGGCCATCTGAAGGGCCTGACGCACGCGCTTGTCGGCATAGGGTTTCGTGCCGTTTATTTCCGCCAATTGGTTGGGGCGGATCACCACCGTCGCCGCGGTGACCACCTCGGACTTTTCGAATTCTAGCGCGTCGAGCACTTCGATGAACTCGCCCACGGTCTCATGCAGCATATCGACCTCTTCGGCCTCCATCGCGGCAATCCAGGCGGACGGATCGGTTCCGAAGTCAACATATTCGATCCGGTCGAGGTAAGGTCCGCCAAACACTTCGGTGCCCCACCATGTGTGATCTTCCTTGCGGGCGAGCGTACAGGTCACGCCGACCTCCAGCTCTTCGATCACATAGGGGCCGGTACCGATGTTGCTGAGGAAATCCTCGGTCTGGTAGGTCGAGTGCACGATGGCGGCGGGATAGTCCGACATGCCCGCGATCAGGGAGATATCCGGTTGCGGCAGGTTCAAGCGCAGCGTCGTTTCATCCACCACCTCGATTGCGCCGTCAATTGCCTGCCCGGTCTCGTCGTTCACCAGGACGGCGAAGCGACCGGCCATCGAGTTGCCTTCGAAGTTCTTTTCGCACCAGCGCTCGATATTGCGCGCCACGTCATCGGCGGTGAAGGGGTCGCCATTGCTCCAGGTCACGCCCGGCCGCACGTTCAGAGTGTAGACGGTGGCGTCTTCGTTGATCTCCCACCCTTCGAGCAGCATGCCGCGGAAGGTGCCATCCGAGTTGTATTCGACCAGATATTCCAGCGTCCCCCGGGTTTCGTTGCCCATTTCGGACCAGTCATATGCACGGGTGTCTTTCAATCCGCGAACGCTCATCTGCACACGCAGGGTGCCGCCTTGCTGGGCTTCTGCCTGGGCGCGGGCGGGGCTTTCAAGCCCGATCATCCCGTAAGCGGCCGTTGCGGTCACACCCAACGCTGTGGCGCGGGTCAGGAACTCTCGTCTGCTGAGTTTGCCGTCCTGATATTCCTGGGCATGCATCTTGGCTGCCCAGTGGATCGGCTTTCCAGTGAGTGTTTTGTCGGTCATCCTGTTCTCCCTGTGCGGATGAGTGGTCGATCTGCATATGCCGACGCGGTTTTGCGCGTGACACTCTGCCAGTCTGTTATGAACCCCGTGTCAACATTCGGCACCAGTTTCCCCGAGAGGTCAACGCTCGCTATCGTCATTTGGCGTCACAAAAACGACAATTCAATTGTTTAAAAACGACACGCGTTTCATATGTGCAGATGTTTTCGGGTGTGGTTTCATCCATGGCGTCTGAGCCGGGTCGGCGTTTCGCCGGTGTGATGCTGGATGAAGCGGGTGAAATAGGCGGCACTGCCAAAGCCCAGATGTCGCGCGATATCCTGAACGGCGACATCGGTATCGACCAGCAGGCTGCGTGCAGCGTGAAGCTGCCGCTCTGTCAAAAGCGTGGCCGCGGTTCGGCCCAATTGCTGACGGCAGACACGCGTCAGATGGGTCGGTGTGACCCCAAGGGCCTGGGCATGATCCGCCATCGTCGCACCCGTCATGTGATCGTCGGCGATGCGCGCGCAATAAGCCGAACACAATCGGCCCGCGGCTGACACGCGCGGCTCTTCGGGGCTGTCAAGCAATTGTCGCCGCAACCAGGTCGCGATCAGCAGCGCATAGGCTGCCATGGCTTCGTCGCTGTGGGCGAGATTGCCGGTCTGCTCGCGACCCAGTGTCTCCATCAGGCCGGTCAGCTCCTTTTGTGCACCGACATCGCGGATACGCACATGATACGGATTTTCGGGAAAGGGCAGGGCGCTTCCAAACGGGATCACCAACACCTGACCATAGCCCTGCCGCCCGATATCGAGCGCCATCAGCTCATGCGCGGGGACGAAGAGGGCATTGTGCGTGCCCACGCCCCTTCGCGCCCCATCCAGAATGGCAACGCCCTGACCACGGGTGATCCAGATGAACAGGCTGACATCACGGTTATGCGGCAGCTGCATGCGCCACTCGGCCCCTTGGCTTAGCTGGGCGAGCGTGTGCAGACGAAGGCCATGCTGCTGGGCGATTTCGTCGTATGTGTTCGAAAAAGACAGGCGGATGACCTCAATTTTTCACCGAGGCCAGCATGGATGTGCGAATTATGCAAGGGCTCTGCCTATATTGCCGGTTCTACGGCGAACCATTGCCGCATCTTCGAGCGCATCCAGGTGCGCTGGCGTTTGGCGAATTGCCGTGTTGCGATGCTGGCACGTTCCCGCGCCGCCTCCAACGAGATCGCGCCGTCGAGATGCGCCATCAACTCGGGAACGCCGATCGCCTTGAAGGCGGGCAGGGATGGGTCAAAATGCGACCGCATGTTTTCAACCTCCTCCAATGCACCGCCGGCGATCATCTGATCGAAACGTTTGAAAATACGCGCTTCAAGCCAATCGCGCGGGGTGTCGAGGGCGATCGGCACACAGGCGGTCAATTCCAAAGCGGGCGCTGGCGTTTCGGCTTGCCAGTCGGCCAGGCCACGACCGGTTTGTTCCAGCACTTCCCAGGCCCGCTGCACGCGCGCGCGATTTTCGGTGTCGATGGCCGAACGGGTCTTCGGGTCGAGCCGCGCCAGAAGGTCGGGCGACGACATCGCATCGGCCCGCTGGCGCGTTTCGGGCGCGATCGGCGGCAGATCGACCATGCCTTGTGTCAGCGCACTGAAATAAAGCCCGGTGCCGCCCACGATGATGGGGCGTTCACGACGTGTCAGAAGTGGTTTGACGTCGGTCAGCCATTGGCCGGCGGAATAGGTGAGCCGCCACGGCACATGTCCATAAAGCAGATGCGGAACGAGCCCTTCATCTTCCTGGGAGGGCCGTGCCGTCACGATGCGCCAGCAATCGTAGACCTGACTGGCATCTGCATTCACGATCACGCCGCCATGGCGTTGCGCGATCTCAAGGGCGAGCGCCGATTTTCCCGACGCCGTTGCGCCGGCGATCAGAACGGGACGGTCTTCGGGTATGTCCGGCAGGTCCGGATAAAGCGTCATCGCCGTTCCGCGGGTTTCCCGCTTTCGCCTGCATCTCGCATTGAACACTGTCCGCAATTACGACATTTTGCGCCAAAATAACCCTGTGCCGGAGCCCAGCGCAACATGACCTCTTCCCCATCCGAGATCCCGCAAACGAAATTCAAACGGGTGATGTTAAAGATATCGGGGGAGGCTTTGATGGGAGATCAGGGCTTTGGACTGCATCCGCCCACGGTCGAGCGTATCGCGGACGAAGTGAAGTCGGTCCACGATCTTGGTGTTGAGATCTGCATGGTGATCGGGGGCGGCAACATCTTTAGAGGCCTGCAGGGGTCGGCCCAGGGAATGGAGCGGACAACCGCTGACTACATGGGCATGCTGGCCACCGTGATGAATGCCTTGGCGATGCAATCCGCTTTGGAGACGCGCAATGTCTTTACCCGTGTGATCAGTGCGATCACCATGAACGAGGTGGCAGAGCCCTACATCCGGCGCCGCGCGGTCCGCCATCTTGAGAAAAAGCGGGTCTGCATCTTCGCCGCGGGTACGGGCAACCCCTATTTCACGACCGATACCGCCGCCACCTTGCGCGCAAACGAGATGTCGTGCGAGGCGATTTTCAAGGGCACCAAGGTCGATGGCGTCTATGACAAGGACCCCAACAAATACGACGATGCCGTGCGCTACGACGAAGTTAGCTATGACGATTGCCTCTCCAAGCGTCTTGGGGTGATGGACGCGTCGGCGATCGCGCTGGCGCGGGACAACAATCTGCCGATCATCGTTTTTTCCCTGGACGAGCCAGGGGGCTTCCGTGGAATTCTGGCGGGGCAGGGCACCTATACAAAGGTGCACGGATGACGTTATAGACCGCGGGCAACCGAACATAGAATTAGGGGAGAGCGGCATGTCGGACGATTTTGAACTGGATACCGATGATCTTCAGCGCCGGATGGACGGCGCGATGTCCAACCTGAAAACCGAATTTGCCTCTCTGCGTACCGGACGCGCCTCGGCCTCCATGCTGGAACCGGTCACCGTGGAAGCCTACGGTCAGCGCACGCCCATCAATCAGGTCGGTACGGTGAACGTGCCCGAGCCCCGGATGGTGACCGTGAATGTCTGGGACAAATCCATGGTCGGCGCGGTGGAAAAAGCCATTCGCGAAAGCGGACTTGGCATCAATCCGCAGCTCAACGGGACCATTATCATGCTGCCCATCCCCGAGTTGAACGAAGAACGGCGGCGCGAACTGGGCAAGGTTGCCGGCCAATATGCCGAAAGCGCACGGGTCTCGATCCGCAACGTGCGCCGGGACGGAATGGACCAGATCAAGAAGGCCAAGACCGATGGTCTGAGCGAGGATGATCAGAAATTCTGGGAAACCGAAGTACAGGACCTCACCGACAAGATGATTGCCGCAGTGGACGAGGCACTGGAAACGAAACAATCCGAAATCATGCAGGTCTGAGCGGCGCGGATGCCCAAGGACCCGGACACCCCCCAGAGGACGGACGGACCGCGTCATGTCGCCATCATCATGGACGGGAATGGACGCTGGGCCCAGGCGCGCGGCCGCCCACGGCTTTTTGGCCACCACGCCGGTGCCAAACGTGTCCGCGAGGTCGTTGAGGCCTGTAAGGATCTGGGGATCCGCTATCTGACGATCTTTGCCTTCTCCACCGAGAACTGGAAGCGCACACAGGTCGAGGTCGCCGGTCTGATGAACCTCTTTCGGCGCTATATTTCAAAGGAAATGCGCGCGCTGCACGACGAAAATGTCCGTGTGCGCTTTATCGGGGATCGCGTGCGGCTTGACCAGAAGCTGATCACCCTGATGGACGATCTTGAGGAACTCACCGCAGGCAATGATGGCGTGAACCTGACCATCGCGCTGAATTACGGCGGTCGAGACGAGGTTGCACGGGCGACACGCCGGCTGGCCGAAGACGTCGCAGAGGGCAAGCTGGATCCGCTGAACGTGGATGAGGAAACGCTGCCACGCTATCTTGATACACGGGTGCTGCCCGATCCTGACCTCGTCATCCGCACCAGCGGCGAGGCACGGATCTCAAACTTCCTGCTCTGGCAATCGGCTTATGCGGAATACGAATTCATCGACACGCTATGGCCCGACTTCTCGGCAGAGGAGCTTGCGCGTCTTTGCCGGAGCTATGGCCGCCGTGACCGGCGGTTCGGTGCGGTGAAGGTATGACGGCGTCAGGACGTTGGCAGGATCTGGCGGCCCGGATGGGGTCGGGTGCTGTCATGCTGGGCATCGGTCTGGCGGCGGTCTATGCGGGCGGAGATGTCTTTCACGTCTTTGTCGCCGTGATTTGCGGTGTGATGATTTGGGAACTTGTCCGCATGCTTGCCCCGGACGTGCCCGCCGTTGCCTGGCAGCTGGGGGGACTTGCAGGCGTCGTGGTGCTGGTTGCGATTTATCTTCCGCCCGCCTTTGCCCTTCCGATGCTGATCGCACCCGCGCTTGTGGGGATCAGTCAGCTTCCCGGCAACCGGACCTTGTATATGGTCTTTACTCTGCTGGTTCTGCTGGCCGGGTTTGGTATGATGTCGGTACGTGACGATTTCGGATTTGTCTGGATGTTGTGGCTGGCGAGCGCCGTCGTGGTCACCGATGTCGCCGGATACTTTGCCGGGCGCCTGATGGGCGGGCCGAAGTTCTGGCCCCGCGTAAGCCCCAAGAAAACCTGGTCTGGCACGGTGGCAGGCTGGATTGCCGCGGGGCTTGTGGGGTTGATCTTTGCCTGGCAGACAAAGGCCGGTTTTGAGCTGGTGGGGATTTCGGTGGCGATTTCGATGGCGTCTCAGATCGGCGATATAGCGGAAAGTGCGGTGAAGCGAAAGATGAGCGTGAAGGATGCAAGCGATCTGATCCCGGGACATGGCGGTCTGCTCGACCGCTTTGACGGGATGCTGGGTGCTTCGGTTTTTCTGCTTCTGACCGGACGCTTCATTGCGTTCCCTCCGGGGCTTTGAGCCATGCGGCGCGTGTCTATCTTTGGGGCAACCGGCTCGGTCGGGCAGAACACCATTGATCTCATTGCACGAGATCCGGGGGCCTATGATGTCGTCGCGCTGACAGGGGGCCGCAACGTGGCCCAGCTTGCCGCGGATGCGCGCCGGCTAAAGGCCGATATCGCCGTGACCGCGTTTGACGATGAACTGGACGCCTTGCGCGCCGCCCTTGAGGGGTCCGGCATCGCAGCGGCGGCAGGCCAGGCCGCGCTTTGCGAGGCTGCGGCCCGTCCGGCCGATTGGGTCATGTCCGCAATCGTCGGCGCTGCGGGGCTGGAGCCGGGACTGATCGCGCTTCGCCAGGGGGCGACTTTGGCCTTGGCTAACAAGGAATCCCTCGTCTGCGCAGGCGCGCTGGTGCTGGAAACCGCAAAGGCGCATGGCGGCCGCCTTCTGCCGGTCGACAGTGAACATTCGGCGGTATTTCAGGCGCTGGTGGGCGAGGATATGTCGGCTGTCGAGCGGGTCATTATCACTGCAAGTGGCGGCGCTTTTCGGGATTGGCCGCTCGACGCCTTGAAGGCCGCAACGCTGGCGGAAGCCTCCAGCCATCCCAACTGGGATATGGGCCAGCGGATCACTATCGACAGCGCGTCGATGTTCAACAAGGCGCTTGAGCTGATTGAAACCAAGGAATATTTCGGCGTCCGCCCTGACCAGATCGAGGTCATCGTGCACCCTGAATCCCTGATCCATGCGATGGTGGGTTTC encodes:
- the dxr gene encoding 1-deoxy-D-xylulose-5-phosphate reductoisomerase, translating into MRRVSIFGATGSVGQNTIDLIARDPGAYDVVALTGGRNVAQLAADARRLKADIAVTAFDDELDALRAALEGSGIAAAAGQAALCEAAARPADWVMSAIVGAAGLEPGLIALRQGATLALANKESLVCAGALVLETAKAHGGRLLPVDSEHSAVFQALVGEDMSAVERVIITASGGAFRDWPLDALKAATLAEASSHPNWDMGQRITIDSASMFNKALELIETKEYFGVRPDQIEVIVHPESLIHAMVGFNDGALMAHVGPPDMRHAIGYALHWPDRRALPVSRLDFAQIAQLNFRAPEDARYPALRLARLVMERGGLSGAVFNAAKERSLDAFIAGRIGFLDMAAIVEEVLARFEAKAGLIDAAMTLDNVRNTDHLARQWADDVMAVRAG